A window of the Azospirillum formosense genome harbors these coding sequences:
- a CDS encoding HAD family hydrolase: MSDAAAVIDRLPVLPRAVLYDWDNTLVDNWGTVRAALNHALVTFGLPAWSEEEARERIKQSLRDSFPRIFGERWTDARDLFYAYFEAHHLEHLRPLPGAEALLRGFAERGIYQAVVSNKTGRFLRAEADALGWTGYFGRLVGAQDAEFDKPHGAPVLMALEPANIPPGPDVWFVGDADIDMECAHGAGMVPVLIGAGEGSGFTRFPPAHRYDTCHALCGLVGSGGDTISDDQ; encoded by the coding sequence ATGAGCGACGCCGCCGCCGTCATCGACCGCCTTCCCGTTCTGCCGCGCGCCGTCCTCTATGACTGGGACAACACGCTGGTCGACAATTGGGGCACCGTGCGCGCCGCGCTGAACCACGCGCTGGTCACCTTCGGTCTTCCGGCCTGGAGCGAGGAGGAGGCGCGGGAGCGTATCAAGCAGTCGCTGCGCGACAGCTTCCCCCGCATCTTCGGCGAGCGCTGGACCGACGCGCGCGACCTCTTCTACGCCTATTTCGAGGCCCATCACCTGGAGCATCTCCGCCCCCTGCCGGGCGCCGAAGCGCTGCTGCGCGGCTTCGCCGAGCGCGGAATCTACCAGGCGGTGGTGTCGAACAAGACCGGACGGTTCCTGCGGGCGGAGGCCGACGCGCTGGGCTGGACCGGCTATTTCGGCCGTCTGGTCGGCGCCCAGGACGCCGAATTCGACAAGCCGCACGGCGCGCCGGTGTTGATGGCGCTGGAACCGGCGAACATTCCGCCGGGCCCGGACGTCTGGTTCGTGGGGGACGCCGACATCGACATGGAATGTGCCCATGGCGCGGGAATGGTGCCGGTGCTAATAGGGGCAGGCGAGGGCAGCGGCTTCACCCGCTTCCCTCCGGCCCATCGGTACGACACCTGCCATGCATTGTGCGGCTTGGTGGGCAGCGGTGGTGACACCATATCGGATGACCAGTAG
- a CDS encoding hydrogenase-4 component E: protein MSDLGYDAAHMLGAVVLLMSFALLYQRRLFSLLNVFTMQALALTATAAWQAYSHGEPHLYITALLTLVLKAILIPVALHRIIVKMKIHRTIEPALGIGLTMVAGVSLVTLSILLVLPVTADATALTRENLALSLSVVLLGLLMMISRRNAVSQVVGFMSIENGLILAAVGAAGMPLVVEMSVAFSVMVAFIIFGIFLFHIRERFDTLDMQKIESFRGESD from the coding sequence GTGAGCGACCTGGGTTATGACGCCGCGCACATGCTGGGGGCCGTCGTCCTGCTGATGAGCTTCGCTCTGCTCTACCAGCGGCGGCTGTTCTCCCTGCTCAACGTCTTCACCATGCAGGCGCTCGCCCTGACCGCGACCGCGGCGTGGCAGGCCTACTCCCATGGCGAGCCGCATCTCTACATCACGGCCCTGCTGACCCTGGTCCTCAAGGCCATCCTGATCCCGGTGGCGCTGCACCGCATCATCGTGAAGATGAAGATCCACCGGACCATCGAGCCGGCGCTGGGGATCGGGCTGACCATGGTGGCGGGGGTGTCCCTGGTCACCCTGTCGATCCTGCTGGTGCTGCCGGTGACCGCCGACGCCACCGCCCTGACCCGCGAGAATCTGGCGCTGTCGCTGTCGGTCGTCCTGCTTGGCCTGCTGATGATGATCTCCCGGCGCAATGCGGTCAGCCAGGTCGTCGGCTTCATGTCCATCGAGAACGGGCTGATCCTGGCGGCGGTCGGGGCGGCCGGCATGCCGCTGGTGGTCGAGATGTCGGTGGCCTTCTCCGTCATGGTCGCCTTCATCATCTTCGGCATCTTCCTGTTCCACATCCGCGAGCGGTTCGACACGCTCGACATGCAGAAGATCGAGAGCTTCCGGGGGGAGAGCGATTGA
- a CDS encoding nickel-dependent hydrogenase large subunit: protein MYGEEPLFGLLNRIGTLVEGHRPWPRYRLGRDGWLRLIEGLAGNGWSLLGLWGEPKAVHAAFREDFSGDVAVVSLDCPQGRFPSLSAVRPAANRLERAAHDLYGLVAERTTDPRSWLDHDAWGVRRPLSDQPAAPVPNPGPYTFLPVEGEGLHQIPVGPVHAGIIEPGHFRFTANGETVVRLEERLGYVHRGVEGLMQGKPAAQAARLAARISGDATVAHSLAFARAVEAALGVEVPARAVWLRALMAELERIANHLGDIGAICNDAAFAFMLAQTSQLRERVLRTADACFGHRLMMDRVIPGGVATDLPERGAGLLLELVAELRKRFPPLVAIYDGKASLQDRTVTTGFVSAELVTRFGAGGHVGRASGRDQDARRSPGYAPYDELAFEVPVLTEGDVNARVWVRIREVEQSLSLIEQIVTRLPAISRGLDHPSVALDSGRGGEGMALVESFRGEILTWVRLDGEGVVTRCHPRDPSWFQWPLLEAAIGGNIVADFPLCNKSFSCSYAGHDL from the coding sequence ATGTACGGGGAAGAACCGCTGTTCGGCCTGTTGAACCGCATCGGCACTCTGGTCGAGGGGCACCGGCCCTGGCCGCGCTACCGGCTGGGCCGCGACGGCTGGCTGCGCCTGATCGAGGGGCTGGCCGGCAACGGCTGGAGCCTGCTCGGCCTGTGGGGCGAGCCCAAGGCGGTCCACGCCGCCTTCCGCGAGGATTTCTCCGGCGACGTCGCGGTGGTCAGCCTTGACTGCCCGCAAGGCCGTTTCCCGAGCCTGAGCGCCGTGCGCCCCGCCGCCAACCGGCTGGAGCGCGCCGCCCACGACCTCTACGGCTTGGTGGCGGAGCGCACGACCGATCCGCGTTCCTGGCTGGATCATGATGCGTGGGGTGTGCGCCGCCCGCTGTCCGATCAGCCGGCGGCCCCGGTGCCCAACCCCGGCCCCTACACCTTCCTGCCGGTCGAAGGCGAAGGTCTGCACCAGATTCCGGTCGGCCCGGTCCATGCCGGCATCATCGAGCCCGGCCATTTCCGCTTCACCGCCAACGGTGAGACGGTCGTCCGGCTGGAGGAGCGGCTCGGCTACGTCCACCGCGGGGTGGAAGGGTTGATGCAGGGCAAGCCGGCGGCACAGGCGGCGAGGCTGGCCGCCCGCATCTCCGGCGACGCGACGGTGGCGCACAGCCTCGCCTTCGCCCGCGCGGTCGAGGCGGCGTTGGGGGTCGAGGTGCCGGCGCGGGCGGTGTGGCTGCGCGCCCTGATGGCGGAACTGGAGCGGATCGCCAACCATCTGGGCGACATCGGCGCCATCTGCAACGACGCCGCCTTCGCCTTCATGCTGGCCCAGACCAGCCAGTTGCGGGAGCGGGTGCTGCGCACGGCGGATGCCTGCTTCGGGCACCGTCTGATGATGGACCGGGTGATCCCCGGCGGCGTCGCCACCGATTTGCCCGAGCGCGGCGCCGGCCTGCTGCTGGAACTGGTGGCCGAACTGCGCAAACGCTTCCCGCCGCTGGTCGCCATCTATGACGGAAAGGCGTCCTTGCAGGACCGCACGGTCACGACGGGATTCGTGTCCGCGGAGCTGGTCACCCGCTTCGGCGCCGGCGGCCATGTCGGGCGGGCCTCCGGCCGCGACCAGGACGCCCGCCGCAGCCCCGGCTACGCGCCCTACGACGAACTCGCCTTCGAGGTGCCGGTGCTGACCGAGGGGGACGTGAACGCGCGGGTCTGGGTGCGCATCCGCGAGGTGGAACAGTCGTTGTCGCTGATCGAGCAGATCGTCACCCGCCTGCCGGCGATCTCCCGCGGCCTGGACCATCCGTCGGTCGCGCTGGACTCCGGGCGGGGCGGGGAGGGCATGGCCCTGGTCGAATCCTTCCGCGGCGAGATTCTGACCTGGGTGCGGCTGGACGGGGAGGGCGTCGTCACCCGTTGCCACCCGCGCGACCCCTCCTGGTTCCAGTGGCCATTGCTGGAGGCGGCCATCGGGGGCAACATCGTTGCCGACTTCCCGCTGTGCAACAAGTCCTTCAGCTGTTCCTACGCGGGACACGACCTGTAA
- a CDS encoding inositol monophosphatase family protein: MTDFPIPDVDRVSAIIREVAESEILPYFRDLANAGIREKTGPADLVTLADEAGERALTPRLLDLLPGSTVVGEEAVSEDKSLLDRIHGDAPVWIIDPIDGTLNFANGRPLFAVIIALACRGETLAGWIYDPCDGRIATAVKGQGAYLNGTRVTVAPAVPLAEMTGALSTRFCAEDLGRQLDERGRSLGPRVCLSSAAQEYLRLLDGRAHFSMYHRLMPWDHAAGVLLHAEAGGYSALFDGSPYRPTALNGGVMLTPDRASWEAMHRHLFG; this comes from the coding sequence GTGACAGATTTTCCTATTCCCGACGTCGACCGTGTCTCCGCGATCATCCGCGAGGTCGCGGAAAGCGAAATCCTTCCCTATTTCCGCGATCTGGCGAACGCCGGCATCCGCGAGAAGACCGGGCCGGCCGATCTCGTGACCCTGGCCGACGAAGCGGGCGAGCGCGCCCTGACGCCGCGCCTGCTGGACCTGCTTCCCGGCAGCACGGTGGTGGGGGAGGAGGCCGTCTCCGAGGACAAGTCCCTGCTCGACCGCATCCACGGCGACGCGCCGGTCTGGATCATCGACCCGATCGACGGCACGCTGAATTTCGCGAACGGGCGGCCGCTCTTCGCGGTCATCATCGCCCTGGCTTGCCGCGGCGAGACGCTGGCCGGCTGGATCTACGACCCGTGCGACGGGCGCATCGCCACGGCGGTGAAAGGGCAGGGCGCCTACCTGAATGGCACGCGCGTCACGGTCGCCCCGGCGGTCCCCCTGGCCGAGATGACCGGAGCCCTGTCGACGCGATTCTGCGCGGAGGACCTGGGACGCCAGTTGGACGAGCGCGGCCGCTCCCTCGGCCCGCGCGTCTGCCTGTCCAGCGCCGCGCAGGAGTATCTGCGCCTGCTCGATGGCCGGGCGCATTTCTCGATGTACCATCGCCTGATGCCCTGGGATCACGCGGCGGGCGTCCTGCTCCACGCGGAAGCCGGCGGCTACAGCGCGCTGTTCGACGGCTCGCCCTATCGTCCGACCGCCCTCAACGGTGGGGTGATGCTGACACCCGACCGTGCGAGTTGGGAAGCGATGCACCGGCATCTGTTCGGCTAA
- the hfq gene encoding RNA chaperone Hfq produces MSEKSQNVQDVFLNHVRKNKTPVTVFLVNGVKLQGIITWFDNFSVLLRRDAHSQLVYKHAISTVMPAHPIQLFEPPKEGENV; encoded by the coding sequence ATGTCTGAAAAAAGCCAAAATGTGCAGGACGTGTTCCTCAACCACGTCCGCAAGAACAAGACTCCCGTGACCGTGTTCCTCGTGAACGGTGTTAAACTTCAGGGAATCATCACCTGGTTCGACAACTTCTCGGTGCTTCTGCGGCGCGATGCGCATTCGCAGCTCGTCTACAAGCACGCCATTTCCACCGTGATGCCCGCGCATCCGATCCAACTTTTCGAGCCGCCCAAGGAAGGTGAAAACGTCTGA
- a CDS encoding hydrogenase 4 subunit F, with product MSAVAIIVATPLIGAAVLALVPGHRLGARLNIGFSAVTLLASLVLFGLEPSSGALFVVDAFNIYLIALTAFVGLTTSVFSAGYIAHEIEVGKLDERKLRFYHAMYQAFMFTMLLALSANNLGVMWVAVEGATLTTVLMVSLYRTAASIEAAWKYFILCGVGIALALFGTILMYMAAQPVMGPGMAAMTWTELMGHVAKISPAILNLAFVFLLIGYGTKVGLAPLHAWLPDAHAEGPTPISAVLSGLLLNVALYAVLRFKMLLAANGQAIAPGPLMIAMGLASLLLAGLMLYRRRDVKRFFAYSSIEHMGIITFAFGMGGPLANFAGLLHMAMHSLTKSAIFFAVGHAVQVTGTQRIERISGLTVSHPALGWGLLAGVVAIAGLPPFGVFMSEFLLVTSTFARQPLLALPLVAGILVAFGALVLRVQQLCFGAPGTVESSGVPVASVPVQGTLVPLYAHLALVLVAGIWLPGPLVAWFQTVAALLG from the coding sequence TTGAGCGCCGTCGCCATCATCGTCGCCACCCCGCTGATCGGCGCTGCCGTCCTCGCCCTGGTTCCCGGCCACCGGCTGGGCGCGCGGCTCAACATCGGCTTCTCGGCCGTCACGCTGCTGGCGTCGCTCGTGCTGTTCGGGCTGGAGCCGTCGAGCGGTGCGCTGTTCGTGGTGGACGCCTTCAACATCTACCTGATCGCGCTCACCGCCTTTGTCGGGCTGACCACCAGCGTCTTTTCCGCCGGCTACATCGCGCATGAGATCGAGGTCGGGAAGCTGGACGAGCGCAAGCTGCGCTTTTACCACGCCATGTACCAGGCCTTCATGTTCACCATGCTGCTGGCCCTGTCGGCCAACAACCTGGGCGTCATGTGGGTGGCGGTGGAGGGGGCGACGCTGACCACCGTCCTGATGGTCAGCCTGTACCGCACCGCGGCCAGCATCGAAGCGGCGTGGAAGTACTTCATCCTGTGCGGCGTCGGCATCGCGCTTGCTTTGTTCGGCACCATCCTGATGTACATGGCCGCCCAGCCGGTGATGGGACCAGGGATGGCGGCGATGACTTGGACCGAGCTGATGGGTCACGTCGCCAAGATCAGCCCGGCGATCCTCAACCTCGCCTTCGTCTTCCTGCTGATCGGCTACGGCACCAAGGTCGGGCTGGCGCCGCTGCACGCCTGGCTGCCGGACGCCCACGCGGAGGGGCCGACGCCGATCTCCGCGGTGCTGTCGGGCCTGCTGCTGAACGTGGCGCTCTACGCCGTGCTGCGCTTCAAGATGCTGCTGGCGGCGAACGGGCAGGCCATCGCGCCGGGGCCGCTGATGATCGCCATGGGGCTGGCCTCGCTGCTGCTGGCCGGGCTGATGCTCTACCGGCGGCGCGACGTGAAGCGCTTCTTCGCCTACAGCTCCATCGAGCATATGGGCATCATCACCTTCGCCTTCGGCATGGGCGGGCCGCTCGCCAATTTCGCCGGGTTGCTGCACATGGCCATGCACAGCCTGACCAAGTCGGCCATCTTCTTCGCGGTCGGCCACGCCGTGCAGGTGACGGGGACGCAGCGGATCGAGCGGATTTCCGGCCTGACGGTCAGCCATCCCGCCCTCGGCTGGGGTCTGCTGGCCGGGGTCGTGGCCATTGCCGGGCTGCCGCCCTTCGGCGTCTTCATGAGCGAATTCCTGCTGGTCACCAGCACCTTCGCGCGGCAACCGCTGCTGGCCCTGCCGCTGGTGGCCGGTATTCTGGTCGCCTTCGGGGCGCTGGTTCTGCGGGTCCAGCAACTGTGCTTCGGAGCGCCCGGCACGGTGGAGAGCAGCGGAGTGCCGGTGGCGTCGGTACCGGTGCAGGGAACGCTGGTTCCACTCTACGCGCATCTGGCGCTGGTGCTGGTGGCGGGAATCTGGCTGCCGGGACCGCTGGTCGCGTGGTTCCAGACCGTCGCGGCGCTGCTGGGGTAG
- a CDS encoding NADH-quinone oxidoreductase subunit H gives MTLLLATLYQILQMLLVLALAPLLTGWVRLVKARLVGRRGPSMLQPYRDLLRLLRKEVVLARNASWLFRAVPYMMFTAIWLAAGLVPIFTTQLALAPTADLIALIALLGSARFFLALAGMDTGTSFGGIGSSREMMIAALAEPAMLMIVFSVAILVRSTSLAEIADFMVSGAVGLRISLALALIALVMVAIAENARIPIDNPATHLELTMVHEAMVLEYSGRHLALVEAASMLKMLLYMALIACVFAPWGMATAGSGVAAALGGVVVFAAKLAVGGTLLALFETSIAKMRVFRVGEFLGGALLLSLLGAIFLYVSRGV, from the coding sequence ATGACGCTTCTGCTCGCCACGCTGTACCAGATCCTGCAGATGCTGCTGGTGCTGGCCTTGGCGCCGCTGCTGACCGGCTGGGTGCGGCTGGTCAAGGCCCGGCTGGTCGGGCGGCGGGGGCCGTCGATGCTCCAGCCCTACCGCGATCTGCTGCGGCTGCTGCGCAAGGAGGTGGTGCTGGCCCGAAACGCCTCCTGGCTGTTCCGCGCCGTGCCCTACATGATGTTCACGGCGATCTGGCTGGCCGCCGGGCTGGTGCCGATCTTCACCACGCAGCTGGCGCTCGCCCCCACGGCGGACCTGATCGCGCTGATCGCGCTGCTCGGCTCGGCGCGCTTCTTCCTGGCGCTCGCCGGGATGGACACGGGGACCAGCTTCGGCGGCATCGGCTCGTCGCGCGAGATGATGATCGCGGCTCTCGCCGAGCCGGCGATGCTGATGATCGTCTTCTCGGTGGCGATCCTGGTCCGCAGCACCTCGCTCGCCGAGATCGCCGATTTCATGGTGTCCGGCGCGGTCGGGCTGCGCATCTCCCTGGCGTTGGCGCTGATCGCGCTGGTCATGGTGGCGATCGCCGAGAACGCGCGCATCCCCATCGACAACCCGGCCACGCATCTGGAGCTGACCATGGTCCACGAGGCCATGGTGCTGGAATATTCCGGCCGCCATCTCGCCCTGGTCGAGGCGGCGAGCATGCTCAAGATGCTGCTCTACATGGCGCTGATCGCCTGCGTCTTCGCGCCTTGGGGCATGGCCACCGCCGGGTCCGGCGTGGCCGCCGCGCTGGGCGGCGTGGTCGTCTTCGCGGCGAAGCTGGCCGTCGGCGGCACCCTGCTGGCGCTGTTCGAGACCTCCATCGCCAAGATGCGCGTCTTCCGGGTCGGCGAGTTCCTCGGAGGCGCCCTGCTGCTCAGCCTGCTCGGCGCGATCTTCCTCTACGTGTCGCGGGGGGTGTGA
- the nuoB gene encoding NADH-quinone oxidoreductase subunit NuoB, which translates to MLKHILTSLTSGPVTETAPAPADPALAELAGKLDKAARARLGRSLSIREVDAGSCNGCELEIHALNNPVYDLERFGIRFVASPRHADVLLVTGPVARNMREALLRTWDATPGPKWLVACGDCAVSGGLFAGGYACVGPVEAVLPVDLRIPGCPPRPTDLLAGLLALLETSAAR; encoded by the coding sequence ATGCTGAAGCACATCCTGACCTCCCTGACCAGCGGCCCGGTCACCGAAACCGCCCCGGCGCCCGCCGATCCGGCCCTGGCCGAGCTGGCCGGAAAGCTGGACAAGGCCGCCAGGGCCCGGTTGGGCCGCAGCCTGTCGATCCGCGAGGTCGATGCGGGGTCCTGCAACGGGTGCGAGCTGGAAATCCACGCGCTGAACAACCCGGTCTACGATCTGGAGCGGTTCGGCATCCGCTTCGTCGCCTCGCCGCGCCACGCCGACGTCCTGCTGGTCACCGGACCGGTCGCCCGCAACATGCGCGAGGCGCTGCTCCGCACGTGGGACGCCACGCCCGGTCCGAAATGGCTGGTGGCCTGCGGCGACTGCGCGGTCAGCGGCGGGCTGTTCGCCGGCGGTTACGCCTGCGTCGGCCCGGTGGAGGCGGTGCTGCCGGTGGACCTGCGCATTCCTGGCTGCCCGCCGCGGCCGACCGATCTGCTGGCCGGACTGCTGGCCTTGCTGGAGACCAGCGCGGCGCGCTGA
- the hflX gene encoding GTPase HflX → MVHPVLRNEADGVLRRPESCLDEAVGLARAIDLEVVHAECARVNRPQPSILLGSGTVEHFAQIVEETEASLVILDHALSPVQQRNLEKALKVKVIDRTGLILEIFGARARTREGMLQVELAALTYQKSRLVRSWTHLERQRGGFGFLGGPGESQLEMDRRLIGDRIVKIKKELEEVRRTRGLHRKARAKVPYPVVALVGYTNAGKSTLFNRLANADVFAKDLLFATLDPTMRQVTLPSGRKVILSDTVGFISDLPHGLVAAFRATLEEVDAADIILHVRDVSHQDSEAQKADVHTVMSDMGIDPDADDRVIEVLNKIDALDEESREAVLAQTARNPRAVAVSALSGAGIADLDRLLDQRMNAHRHVVDLSVELGDGAALAWLYAKGEVLERRDDEVQAHIQVAIDPADLARFEKRFVHG, encoded by the coding sequence GTGGTCCACCCCGTCCTCCGCAATGAGGCGGACGGGGTCCTGCGCCGTCCCGAATCCTGCCTGGACGAGGCGGTGGGCCTTGCCCGCGCCATCGATCTGGAGGTCGTGCACGCCGAATGCGCGCGGGTGAACCGCCCGCAGCCTTCGATCCTACTCGGGTCGGGGACGGTGGAGCATTTTGCCCAGATCGTGGAGGAGACGGAGGCATCCCTCGTCATCCTCGACCACGCGCTGTCGCCGGTGCAGCAGCGCAATCTGGAAAAGGCCCTCAAGGTCAAGGTCATCGACCGCACCGGCCTGATCCTGGAGATCTTCGGCGCCCGCGCCCGCACGCGCGAAGGCATGCTCCAGGTCGAGCTGGCCGCCCTGACCTACCAGAAATCGCGCCTCGTCCGCTCCTGGACCCACCTGGAACGCCAGCGCGGCGGCTTCGGCTTCCTCGGCGGCCCCGGCGAATCCCAGCTTGAGATGGACCGCCGCCTGATCGGCGACCGCATCGTCAAGATCAAGAAGGAACTGGAGGAGGTCCGCCGCACCCGCGGCCTGCACCGCAAGGCGCGCGCCAAGGTGCCCTACCCCGTGGTGGCGCTGGTCGGCTACACCAACGCCGGCAAGTCGACGCTGTTCAACCGGCTGGCCAACGCCGACGTCTTCGCCAAGGACCTGCTGTTCGCCACGCTGGACCCGACGATGCGTCAGGTGACCCTGCCGTCCGGGCGCAAGGTGATCCTGTCGGACACGGTCGGATTCATCTCCGACCTGCCGCACGGCCTCGTCGCCGCCTTCCGCGCCACGCTGGAGGAGGTGGACGCCGCCGACATCATCCTGCATGTCCGCGACGTGTCGCACCAGGACAGCGAGGCTCAGAAGGCCGACGTGCACACGGTCATGAGCGACATGGGCATCGATCCGGACGCAGACGACCGCGTGATCGAGGTACTGAACAAGATCGACGCGCTGGACGAGGAGTCCCGCGAGGCGGTCCTGGCCCAGACGGCCCGCAACCCGCGGGCCGTGGCGGTGTCCGCCCTGTCGGGGGCGGGTATCGCCGATCTCGACCGCCTGCTCGACCAGCGGATGAACGCCCACCGCCATGTGGTGGACCTGTCCGTCGAGTTGGGGGACGGAGCGGCGCTCGCGTGGCTCTATGCAAAAGGTGAGGTGCTGGAGCGGCGGGACGACGAGGTCCAGGCCCACATCCAGGTGGCCATCGACCCGGCGGATCTGGCCCGTTTCGAGAAACGGTTCGTGCACGGCTGA
- a CDS encoding D-amino-acid transaminase, which translates to MARWAYVNGRYLPHRQAAVHVEDRGFQFADGVYEVVTLLDGRFADLDGHMERLGRSLSELRMDWPAAPRVVTMIARELVRRNGVRNGSLYIQVTRGVAPRDFKFPAEIPATLVMTVKKVTAFAKPEQLEKGVAVVTVPDIRWGRRDIKTVGLLAPVLAKQQAAESGAYEAWLVDPDGTVTEGSSSNAWIVTQDGVLVTRAPSQKILNGITRLSLLRLAGERGIPVEERSFTVEEALAAREAFVSSAGTFALPVTRIDGKPVGEGKPGPVTRTLRQAYLDYVAAGVPSS; encoded by the coding sequence ATGGCTCGATGGGCATACGTCAACGGCCGCTACCTGCCGCACCGGCAGGCGGCGGTTCATGTCGAAGACCGCGGCTTCCAGTTCGCCGACGGCGTCTATGAGGTGGTCACCCTCCTCGACGGGCGCTTCGCGGACCTGGACGGCCATATGGAGCGTCTGGGCCGCAGCCTGTCGGAGCTGCGCATGGATTGGCCGGCGGCCCCGCGTGTCGTAACGATGATCGCCCGCGAGCTGGTGCGGCGGAACGGCGTCCGCAACGGCTCGCTCTACATCCAGGTCACCCGCGGCGTCGCCCCGCGCGACTTCAAGTTCCCGGCGGAGATCCCGGCGACGCTGGTGATGACCGTCAAGAAGGTCACCGCCTTCGCCAAGCCGGAGCAACTCGAGAAGGGCGTGGCCGTGGTCACGGTGCCGGACATCCGCTGGGGACGGCGCGACATCAAGACGGTCGGTCTTCTCGCCCCGGTGCTGGCGAAGCAGCAGGCCGCCGAATCGGGCGCCTACGAGGCGTGGCTGGTCGACCCGGACGGCACGGTGACGGAGGGCTCCTCCTCCAACGCCTGGATCGTCACGCAGGACGGCGTGCTGGTGACCCGCGCCCCGTCGCAGAAGATCCTCAACGGCATCACCCGGCTGTCGCTTCTGCGGTTGGCCGGGGAGCGCGGTATTCCGGTCGAGGAGCGCAGCTTCACCGTGGAGGAGGCGCTCGCCGCCCGCGAGGCCTTCGTGTCCTCCGCCGGCACCTTCGCGCTGCCGGTGACCCGCATCGACGGCAAGCCGGTGGGCGAGGGCAAGCCGGGGCCGGTCACCCGCACGCTGCGGCAGGCCTATCTCGATTACGTGGCCGCCGGGGTGCCGTCGTCATGA
- the mazG gene encoding nucleoside triphosphate pyrophosphohydrolase, with amino-acid sequence MARNIDRLIDVMARLRDPNGGCPWDLEQTYATIAPHTIEEAYEVADAIEKGDMPALREELGDLLFQVVYYSQMAREENLFDFDEVAGVIADKMIRRHPHVFGAEEVKGADMQTSRWEDHKAAERAAKAAEEGRAPSALEGVIAGLPALTRALKLQNRAARVGFDWTDARDILDKIEEEVRELRHEMDSGSAPDRVADELGDLLFALVNLARRLKVEPESALRGTNAKFERRFHRIEALLSEQGRTPKEATLDEMEAFWQQAKREERGEA; translated from the coding sequence ATGGCCCGCAACATCGACCGCCTGATCGACGTCATGGCCCGCCTGCGCGATCCCAACGGCGGATGCCCGTGGGATCTGGAGCAGACTTACGCCACCATCGCGCCGCACACGATCGAGGAAGCCTACGAGGTGGCCGACGCCATCGAGAAAGGCGACATGCCGGCGCTGCGCGAGGAGTTGGGCGACCTGCTTTTCCAGGTGGTCTATTACAGCCAGATGGCGCGTGAAGAGAATCTGTTCGACTTCGACGAGGTTGCGGGCGTCATCGCCGACAAGATGATCCGCCGCCACCCGCATGTCTTCGGCGCCGAGGAGGTGAAGGGCGCCGACATGCAGACCTCGCGCTGGGAGGACCACAAGGCCGCCGAGCGCGCCGCGAAGGCCGCCGAGGAGGGCCGCGCCCCGTCCGCCCTGGAAGGCGTGATCGCCGGTCTCCCTGCCCTCACCCGCGCCCTGAAGCTGCAGAACCGAGCCGCGCGCGTCGGCTTCGACTGGACCGACGCACGGGACATCCTCGACAAGATCGAGGAGGAGGTCCGCGAGCTTCGGCATGAGATGGACAGCGGCTCCGCCCCGGACCGGGTCGCCGACGAGCTGGGCGATCTGCTCTTCGCGCTGGTCAACCTCGCCCGCCGCCTGAAGGTCGAGCCGGAATCGGCGCTGCGCGGCACCAACGCCAAATTCGAACGGCGCTTCCACCGCATCGAGGCGCTGCTGTCCGAGCAGGGCCGCACACCCAAGGAGGCGACGCTGGACGAGATGGAAGCCTTCTGGCAGCAGGCCAAGCGCGAGGAACGCGGGGAGGCCTGA